Proteins encoded within one genomic window of Equus caballus isolate H_3958 breed thoroughbred chromosome 20, TB-T2T, whole genome shotgun sequence:
- the PRRC2A gene encoding protein PRRC2A isoform X3: MMPPFMYPPYLPFPPPYGPQGPYRYPTPDGPSRFPRVAGPRGSGPPMRLVEPVGRPSILKEDNLKEFDQLDQENDDGWAGAHEEVDYTEKLKFSDEEDGRDSDEEGAEGHKESQSAAGEERPPEADGKKGNSPGSELPPPKTAWAETSRPPETEPGPPAPKPPPPPPHRGPAGNWGPPGDYPDRGGPPCKPPAPEDEDEAWRQRRKQSSSEISLAVERARRRREEEERRMQEERRAACAEKLKRLDEKFGAPDKRLKAEPAAPPAAPPAPAPPPAVPKEQPTPPAPPPAPVPTPEKEPEEPAQAPPAHSTPTPGVATAPTLVSGGGSTSSTSSGSFEASPVEPQLPSKEGPELPEEVPSPATPPAPKVEPKGDGVGSSRQPSSQGLGYPKYQKSLPPRFQRQQQEQLLKQQQQQQWQHQQGSAPPAPVPPSPPQPVTMGAVPAPQAPPPPPKALYPGALGRPPPMPPMNFDPRWMMIPPYVDPRLLQGRPPLDFYPPGVHPSGLVPRERSDSGGSSSEPFERHAPPLLRDRGTPPVDPKLAWVGDVFTTTSADPRPLTSPLRQSADEDDKGMRSETPPVPPPPPYLASYPGFPENGAPGPPIPRFPLEETAPPGPRPLPWPPGNDEAAKIQVPPPKKETPKEETPQLTGPEASRKPARGVGGQGPPPPRRENRTETRWGPRPGSSRRGIPPEEPGAPPRRAGPIKKPPPPAKVEELPPKPLEQGDETPKIPKPDPLKMAKGKIGGPKETPPSGNLSPAPRLRRDYSYERVGPTSCRGRGRGEYFARGRGFRGTYGGRGRGARSREFRSYREFRGDDGRGAGAGGPNHPPAPRGRTASETRSEGSEYEEIPKRRRQRGSETGSETHESDLAPSDKEAPPPKEGVLAQVPLAPPPSGTPSSPAPARFSTARGGRVFTPRGVPSRRGRGGGRPPPPICPGWSPPTKSLAPKKPPAGPLPPNKEPLKEKLIPGPLSPMARGSSNIAMGVEDGERPRRRRHGRAQQQDKPPRFRRLRQERENAARGAEGKPSPLALPVSTPGPEEALTTVVVPPPPRRAAAKSPDLSNQNSDQANEEWETASESSDFASERRGDKEAPPPALLTPKAAGTPGGSGGGAGPGISTISRGDLSQRAKDLSKRSFSSQRPGMERQNRRPGPGSKAGSSGSSSGGGGGPGGRTGPGRGDKRSWPSPKNRSRPPEERPPGLPLHPPPPSSSAVFRLDQVIHSNPAGIQQALAQLSSRQGSAAAPGGHPRPKPGTPQTPQGPSPRPPARYDPQRANNNDVNSDPHFQESGPMVRGVGETPRDTAGVNPFPPKRRERPPRKPELLQEESLPPSHSSGFLGTKPEGPGPQGESRDAGTEALTPHIWNRIHTATSRKSYRPGSMEPWMEPLSPFEDVAGTEMSQSDSGVDLSGDSQVSSGPCSQRSSPDGGLKGAAEGPPKRPGGPSPLNAVPGEGPPGSEPSEPPRRRPPAPHDGDRKEQPLPPGPIGTERLQRTDRGPEPASLRPSHRPCPQVQFGTSDKDSDLRLVVGDSLKAEKELTASVPEAIPISRDWELLPSASASAEPQSKNLGSGHCGPEPSSSGQRLYPEVFYGSPGPPSSQVSGGAIDSQLHPNNGGFRPGTPSLHPYRSQPLYLPPGPAPPSALLSGVAVKGQFLDFSALQATELGKLPAGGVLYPPPSFLYSPAFCPSPLPDPPLLQVRQDLPSPSDFYSTPLQPGGQTGFLPSGAPAQQMLLPMVDSQLPVVNFGSLPPAPPPAPPPLSLLPVGPALQPPSLAVRPPPAPATRVLPSPARPFPPSLGRAELHPVELKPFQDYRKLSSNIGGPGSSRTPPAGRSFSGLVNSRLKAPPSTYSGVFRTQRIDLYQQASPPDTLRWMPKPWERAGPPSREGPSRRAEEPGSRGDKEPGLPPPR; the protein is encoded by the exons ATGATGCCGCCCTTC ATGTATCCCCCATATCTCCCATTCCCTCCACCCTATGGACCCCAGGGGCCTTACCGATACCCCACTCCTGATGGGCCCAG CCGTTTCCCACGTGTGGCGGGCCCCCGGGGCTCAGGGCCGCCAATGCGCCTTGTCGAGCCCGTGGGTCGGCCTTCCATCCTCAAAGAGGATAATCTCAAAGAGTTTGACCAGTTGGACCAGGAGAATGATGATGGTTGGGCAG GGGCCCATGAGGAGGTTGACTACACTGAAAAGCTCAAGTTCAGCGATGAGGAAGACGGGCGAGACTCCGATgaggagggagctgagggccA CAAGGAGTCCCAGTCAGCTGCTGGTGAGGAACGGCCCCCTGAAGCAGATGGCAAAAAGGGCAACTCCCCTGGCAGCGAACTGCCCCCTCCCAAGACGGCCTGGGCAGAGACCTCTCGGCCTCCAGAGACAGAGCCGGGGCCTCCTGCACCaaagcctcccccacccccacctcaccgGGGCCCCGCCGGGAACTGGGGCCCCCCTGGGGACTACCCA GATCGTGGGGGCCCTCCCTGCAAGCCCCCAGCACCCGAAGACGAGGATGAGGCATGGCGGCAGCGGCGAAAGCAATCTTCATCTGAGATTTCTCTGGCTGTGGAGCGGGCCCGGCGTCGCCGGGAAGAGGAGGAACGACGCATGCAGGAGGAGCGCCGGGCAGCCTGTGCCGAAAAGCTCAAGCGACTTGATGAGAAGTTTGGGGCACCTGACAAGCGGCTCAAAGCAGAGCCTGCTGCCCCACCtgctgcccctcctgccccagctccacctcctgcAGTCCCCAAAGAACAACCCACACCTCCAGCTCCACCACCGGCACCAGTCccaacaccagaaaaagaaccagaaGAGCCAGCACAGGCTCCTCCTGCCCATTCGACCCCCACTCCAGGTGTGGCTACAGCTCCCACCCTGGTGAGTGGTGGTGGCAGTACCAGTAGCACCAGCAGTGGCAGCTTCGAAGCCAGCCCAG TAGAACCCCAACTGCCCTCCAAAGAGGGTCCTGAACTACCAGAAGAGGTTCCTTCTCCTGCCACACCTCCAGCCCCTAAGGTGGAACCCAAGGGTGATGGGGTTGGCTCTAGCCGACAGCCCTCCAGCCAGGGCTTGGGCTACCCCAAATATCAGAAGTCGTTGCCGCCTCGTTTCCAGCGGCAGCAGCAG GAACAGCTCTTGAAGCAGCAACAACAGCAGCAATGGCAGCATCAACAGGGCTCCGCCCCACCTGCCCCAGTGCCCCCATCACCGCCACAGCCTGTGACCATGGGGGCTGTGCCAGCTCCACAGGCTCCACCACCACCCCCTAAGGCCCTGTACCCAGGTGctctgggccggcccccacccatgcccccAATGAACTTTGATCCCCGCTGGATGATGATTCCTCCTTATGTGGACCCCAGGCTTCtccagggccggccccctctggACTTCTACCCTCCTGGTGTGCATCCTTCTG GCCTAGTTCCACGGGAGCGTTCAGACAGTGGGGGCTCAAGCTCAGAGCCATTCGAGCGCCATGCACCCCCTCTCTTAAGGGATCGGGGCACCCCACCAGTGGATCCAAAGTTGGCCTGGGTAGGCGATGTCTTCACCACCACATCTGCTGACCCCCGCCCGCTTACCTCACCACTACGCCAGTCTGCTGATGAGGATGACAAGGGAATGAG gaGCGAGACCCCTCCAGTACCTCCCCCCCCACCGTATCTGGCCAGTTATCCAGGGTTTCCTGAGAATGGAGCCCCTGGACCCCCAATCCCTCGCTTCCCTCTGGAGGAGACAGCTCCCCCAGGGCCCCGTCCACTCCCCTGGCCCCCAGGCAATGATGAGGCTGCCAAGATACAAGTTCCACCACCCAAGAAGGAAACCCCCAAGGAGGAGACTCCTCAGCTAACAGGACCAGAAGCCAGCCGAAAGCCTGCCCGTGGAGTTGGGGGCCAAGGCCCTCCACCACCTCGCAGAGAGAACCGCACTGAGACCCGCTGGGGCCCTCGCCCAGGCAGCAGTCGTCGTGGAATCCCTCCAGAGGAGCCAGGGGCCCCTCCCCGCCGGGCTGGGCCTATAAAGAAACCCCCACCACCTGCAAAAGTTGAAGAGCTGCCTCCCAAGCCCCTCGAACAGGGGGATGAAACCCCCAAGATTCCAAAGCCAGACCCACTGAAGATGGCAAAGGGGAAGATAGGGGGCCCCAAGGAGACCCCACCCAGTGGGAATCTTTCTCCTGCCCCAAGGCTTCGGAGGGACTATTCCTATGAAAGAGTGGGTCCTACTTCTTGCCGGGGTCGGGGCCGAGGCGAGTATTTTGCCAGAGGGAGGGGTTTTCGGGGGACCTATGGAGGCCGGGGACGTGGAGCTCGAAGCCGAGAGTTCCGCAGTTATCGAGAGTTCCGCGGAGACGATGGGcgtggagctggggcagggggacCAAACCATCCCCCCGCTCCCCGAGGCCGTACTGCCAGTGAGACACGAAGTGAAGGTTCAGAGTACGAAGAAATCCCCAAGCGGCGCCGGCAGCGGGGCTCAGAAACAGGCAGCGAGACCCATGAGAGTGATCTAGCCCCCTCAGACAAGGAGGCCCCGCCACCCAAGGAAGGAGTACTTGCCCAAGTCCCTCTTGCTCCCCCACCATCAGGAACCCCCTCTTCGCCAGCCCCAGCCCGCTTTTCCACTGCCCGAGGTGGGCGAGTCTTCACTCCCAGAGGGGTGCCTTCACGCCGGGGCCGGGGGGGAGGGCGGCCCCCTCCACCCATCTGCCCAGGCTGGAGCCCTCCAACGAAGTCCCTGGCTCCCAAGAAGCCTCCAGCAGGTCCTTTGCCACCCAATAAGGAGCCTTTGAAAGAAAAGCTTATCCCAGGGCCTCTATCCCCCATGGCCCGTGGAAGCAGCAACATTGCCATGGGTGTGGAAGATGGGGAGCGGCCCCGAAGGAGGCGCCATGGGAGGGCTCAGCAGCAGGACAAACCGCCTCGGTTCCGGAGGCTGAGACAGGAGCGAGAGAATGCTGCTAGAGGGGCTGAGGGCAAGCCCTCTCCCCTAGCCCTTCCAGTCTCCACTCCCGGGCCCGAGGAGGCCCTCACAACAGTGGTAGTACCCCCACCGCCTCGCCGGGCAGCTGCCAAGTCTCCTGATCTGTCGAACCAGAACTCAGACCAAGCCAATGAGGAGTGGGAGACAGCATCAGAGAGCAGCGACTTTGCCAGTGAGCGCCGGGGGGACAAGGAGGCTCCCCCACCAGCGCTGCTGACTCCCAAAGCTGCAGGAACTCCTGGGGGCAGTGGAGGCGGAGCTGGGCCAGGCATTTCAACCATCTCCCGCGGAGATCTGAGCCAGAGAGCCAAGGATTTGAGCAAGCGGAGCTTCTCGAGTCAGCGGCCGGGCATGGAAAGGCAAAACCGGCGCCCAGGTCCAGGCAGCAAGGctggcagcagtggcagcagcagtggaggtggtgggggTCCTGGAGGGAGGACCGGCCCAGGGCGAGGGGACAAGAGGAGCTGGCCCTCTCCAAAGAACCGCAG CCGTCCTCCAGAGGAGCGTCCCCCGGGGCTTCCTCTGcatcccccgccccccagcagTTCTGCTGTCTTCCGCCTGGACCAAGTTATCCACAGCAACCCTGCTGGCATCCAACAGGCTCTGGCCCAGCTCAGCAGCCGCCAAGGGAGCGCAGCTGCACCAGGGGGGCACCCGAGGCCCAAGCCTGGGACTCCCCAAACCCCTCAAGGCCCGTCCCCTCGGCCTCCAGCCCGATATGACCCTCAGAGGGCCAACAACAACGATGTCAATTCAG ATCCCCACTTCCAGGAGTCAGGGCCGATGGTGAGGGGGGTGGGCGAGACTCCCCGGGACACTGCTGGGGTTAATCCCTTCCCCCCAAAACGTCGCGAGCGGCCTCCCAGAAAACCAGAACTGCTacaggag GAATCTTTGCCACCTTCTCATAGCTCTGGATTCCTGGGCACCAAGCCTGAGGGCCCAGGTCCTCAGGGAGAGTCCAGAGATGCAGGAACCGAGGCCCTGACACCTCACATCTGGAATCGCATACATACTG CCACTAGCCGAAAGAGTTACCGGCCTGGCTCCATGGAGCCCTGGATGGAACCCCTGAGTCCTTTTGAGGACGTGGCTGGCACAGAG ATGAGTCAGTCTGACAGTGGGGTGGACCTGAGTGGGGATTCTCAGGTGTCATCAGGTCCCTGCAGCCAGCGAAGTTCCCCTGATGGAGGACTGAAGGGGGCAGCAGAGGGGCCCCCCAAGCGGCCTGGAGGCCCCTCACCCCTGAATGCTGTTCCTGGTGAGGGTCCACCTGGCTCTGAACCCTCTGAACCTCCTAGGAGACGGCCACCTGCCCCCCATGATGGGGACAGAAAG GAACAGCCTCTGCCCCCTGGCCCCATTGGCACAGAACGATTGCAGCGTACAGACCGAGGCCCAGAGCCTGCCTCTCTCCGGCCGTCCCATCGACCTTGCCCCCAGGTCCAGTTTGGCACTAGTGACAAG GATTCGGACTTGCGCCTCGTGGTAGGAGACAgtttaaaagcagagaaggagcTGACGGCATCAGTCCCTGAG GCCATTCCCATTTCCCGAGACTGGGAGCTGCTCCCCAGTGCTTCTGCCTCAGCTGAGCCACAATCCAAGAATCTGGGTtctgggcactgtggcccagAGCCCAGCTCCTCAGGCCAGCGCTTGTACCCTGAGGTTTTCTATGGCAGCCCTGGGCCTCCCAGTTCTCAG GTCTCTGGGGGAGCCATAGACTCTCAGTTACATCCCAACAATGGAGGCTTCCGTCCTGGGACACCTTCACTGCACCCTTACAG ATCACAGCCCCTGTACCTCCcaccaggcccagcccctccctcggCACTGCTTTCTGGGGTAGCTGTCAAGGGccagtttctggatttctcagcACTGCAAGCAACAGAGCTGGGGAAGTTGCCAGCTGGAGGAGTTCTTTACCCTCCACCTTCCTTCCTATACTCTCCAGCTTTCTGCCCCAGCCCTTTGCCCGACCCACCCTTGCTTCAG GTGCGCCAGGATCTGCCATCCCCCTCAGATTTTTATTCTACTCCTCTGCAGCCTGGTGGCCAAACTGGCTTCCTCCCCTCAGGGGCCCCTGCCCAGCAG ATGCTTCTACCCATGGTGGACTCTCAGCTGCCTGTGGTGAACTTTGGCTCCCTGCCACCAGCGCCGCCTCCTGCACCACCCCCCCTTTCTCTGTTACCTGTGGGCCCTGCTCTGCAGCCCCCCAGCCTGGCTGTGCGGCCCCCACCTGCTCCTGCTACTCGGGTGCTGCCTTCACCTGCCAGGCCCTTCCCGCCTAGCTTGGGGAGAGCAGAG ctgCACCCAGTGGAACTAAAGCCGTTCCAGGATTATCGAAAACTGAGCAGCAACATTGGGGGACCTGGGTCATCACGTACTCCCCCAGCTGGAAG GTCTTTCTCTGGCCTTGTCAATTCCCGTCTCAAGGCCCCACCTTCCACCTACAGCGGAGTCTTCCGCACCCAGCGCATCGACCTCTACCAGCAG GCCTCCCCACCGGATACCCTGCGCTGGATGCCGAAGCCTTGGGAGCGGGCAGGGCCACCTTCTCGAGAAGGGCCTTCCCGACGGGCAGAGGAGCCTGGGTCCCGAGGGGACAAGGAGCCTGGGTTGCCCCCACCCCGCTGA